A stretch of the Corylus avellana chromosome ca6, CavTom2PMs-1.0 genome encodes the following:
- the LOC132185869 gene encoding uncharacterized protein LOC132185869, which produces MALQWMILTYVVAAEAAIALLLTLPSPKLIKDRLVSLISLILQPALFIVPFAGFQLLDIYWKNEHRLMCTSDICTATERDRYEKSIYKAQRNVILCAASILLYWCVYRICKYHKEIQSLEEVEKRYKEQ; this is translated from the exons atggcgTTGCAGTGGATGATACTGACGTACGTGGTTGCAGCAGAGGCCGCCATAGCTCTTCTGTTAACCCTGCCTTCACCCAAGCTCATCAAGGATCGTCTCGTCTCTTTGATTTCGCTTATTCTGCAACCTGCGCTCTTCATCGTCCCCTTTGCCGGCTTCCAGCTCCTGG ATATCTACTGGAAGAACGAGCATCGCTTGATGTGCACGTCTGACATCTGCACTGCTACTGAGAGAGATCGCTATGAGAAATCC ATCTACAAAGCTCAAAGGAATGTCATTCTCTGTGCTGCATCAATCCTCCTCTATTG GTGTGTGTACCGCATTTGTAAGTATCACAAGGAGATTCAGAGCTTGGAGGAAGTGGAGAAGAGGTACAAGGAGCAGTAG